One Alkalicoccus halolimnae DNA segment encodes these proteins:
- a CDS encoding alpha-E domain-containing protein, with translation MLSRVASSLFWMARNVERAESNARVLESRLINALETSEYGAVAVSDWETVLDICASTEEYRTMYDACEPKDIAYYISFHRYNINSILNCMENARNNARSIRDIIPEELWETLNAHYLTMQDEDYKTWSIRRVHRFLQEIKTFSYTMQGIVESCMLREEAYHFIKIGKWLERAEKTSRVLNVVCEKTKEAEELTQTSHYYYWLSALQFLNGHDAYLKRFPPTMEPSQVLSFLISYEQFPRSIEYCMEHVREGVMKLEDGKVSHYSEELFNALDHVTNEFMKIKFQKISTEEIGPFLDRFQNDCNRISYLFAGTYYFV, from the coding sequence ATGCTTAGCCGGGTAGCATCAAGTTTATTTTGGATGGCCCGGAACGTGGAACGGGCAGAAAGCAATGCGCGTGTACTGGAATCCCGGCTTATCAATGCGCTGGAGACGTCCGAGTATGGAGCGGTGGCTGTCAGTGACTGGGAAACGGTACTGGATATCTGTGCGTCGACAGAGGAGTACCGTACGATGTATGATGCATGTGAACCAAAAGATATCGCCTATTATATTTCGTTTCACCGCTACAACATCAATTCCATTTTGAACTGCATGGAAAATGCGAGAAATAATGCTCGCTCGATCCGTGATATTATCCCCGAGGAGCTGTGGGAAACACTGAACGCCCACTACTTGACGATGCAGGATGAAGATTACAAAACGTGGTCGATCCGCCGGGTGCACAGATTTCTCCAGGAGATTAAGACGTTCTCCTACACAATGCAGGGAATTGTCGAGTCCTGCATGCTGCGCGAAGAAGCCTATCACTTCATTAAAATCGGCAAATGGCTGGAGCGCGCGGAGAAAACGTCGCGCGTGCTGAACGTCGTCTGCGAAAAAACGAAAGAAGCCGAAGAATTGACGCAGACGAGCCACTATTACTACTGGCTGAGCGCCCTGCAGTTTTTGAACGGGCACGATGCGTATTTAAAACGGTTTCCGCCGACGATGGAACCTTCCCAGGTTCTCTCGTTTCTCATTTCCTACGAACAGTTTCCGCGTTCGATTGAATATTGTATGGAGCACGTACGGGAGGGAGTCATGAAACTGGAAGACGGGAAAGTTTCCCACTACTCGGAAGAATTGTTCAACGCACTTGATCATGTAACAAATGAATTTATGAAAATTAAATTTCAAAAAATATCGACGGAAGAAATCGGGCCTTTCCTGGACAGGTTTCAGAATGACTGCAACCGCATCAGTTACCTGTTTGCAGGAACCTACTATTTCGTATGA
- a CDS encoding RidA family protein, which translates to MRNIIHTNLAPEAIGPYSQAVEVNGLIYTSGQIGIDPESGELVPGVEQQAHQVMKNVSEVLRAAGTNNDSIVKAMIFLQNMDDFSLVNDIYASYLKQPYPARSAVEISKMPKGALVEVEVVAIKE; encoded by the coding sequence ATGAGAAATATCATTCACACAAATCTGGCTCCGGAAGCGATAGGGCCTTATTCCCAGGCTGTAGAAGTAAACGGTTTGATTTATACATCCGGCCAGATTGGTATTGATCCGGAATCAGGGGAACTCGTTCCGGGAGTTGAGCAGCAGGCTCATCAGGTCATGAAAAACGTTTCAGAAGTTCTTAGAGCAGCAGGGACGAACAACGACAGCATCGTCAAAGCGATGATTTTCCTGCAGAATATGGACGATTTCTCGCTTGTTAACGATATTTATGCTTCTTATTTAAAACAGCCTTATCCAGCACGAAGCGCTGTAGAAATTTCTAAAATGCCAAAAGGCGCCCTCGTGGAAGTGGAAGTCGTAGCAATAAAAGAATAG
- the coaA gene encoding type I pantothenate kinase, producing the protein MSKGVIDNVTPFTTFTREEWAALRQSYPMEVTTEEIEKLKGFNDVLNLEEIADIYLPLTRLIHLHAIASQELYRSRSIFLQKQEKKVPYIIGIAGSVAVGKSTIARVLHTLLSRWDRHPRVDLVTTDGFLYSNAELEKRGIMNKKGFPESYNVHELLKFLAELKSGKERVEAPVYSHITYDVIPDEKQVVEQPDIVIIEGINVLQPPRQRSVNEEDEVYVSDYFDFSIYVDAAEDHIFSWYVERFKKLRETAFRHPSSYFRKYADLNDEEAYDFAKDIWDRINHPNLTENIRPTRHRADLILRKGGHHLVNQIKMRKI; encoded by the coding sequence ATGAGCAAGGGAGTTATCGACAACGTTACGCCGTTTACAACTTTTACCCGGGAAGAGTGGGCAGCTCTCCGGCAGTCCTATCCGATGGAAGTCACAACGGAAGAGATTGAAAAGTTAAAAGGGTTCAACGACGTATTGAATTTGGAAGAAATCGCGGATATTTATCTTCCGCTTACAAGATTGATTCACCTGCATGCAATTGCTTCGCAGGAGCTTTACCGGAGCCGCTCGATTTTTCTTCAGAAGCAGGAGAAAAAGGTTCCCTATATTATCGGCATCGCCGGAAGCGTAGCAGTCGGGAAGAGTACGATCGCACGTGTTCTTCATACTCTGCTGTCAAGATGGGACCGGCACCCGAGAGTGGATCTTGTCACAACAGACGGATTTCTGTATTCCAATGCGGAGCTTGAGAAGCGCGGGATCATGAATAAAAAAGGGTTTCCCGAAAGCTATAATGTTCATGAACTTTTGAAGTTTTTAGCTGAACTCAAATCGGGTAAGGAAAGAGTAGAAGCACCGGTGTATTCTCATATTACGTATGATGTGATTCCGGATGAAAAGCAGGTGGTCGAACAGCCCGACATCGTCATTATTGAAGGTATTAATGTGCTGCAGCCGCCCCGGCAGAGATCGGTCAATGAAGAAGACGAAGTCTACGTTTCTGACTACTTCGATTTCTCCATTTACGTGGATGCTGCTGAGGATCATATTTTTTCCTGGTATGTAGAGCGTTTTAAAAAGCTCCGGGAAACTGCCTTCCGCCATCCGTCTTCCTATTTCCGGAAATATGCGGATTTGAATGATGAAGAAGCCTATGATTTTGCCAAAGATATCTGGGACAGAATCAATCATCCGAATTTAACAGAGAATATCCGGCCGACAAGACACCGCGCAGATTTGATTTTAAGAAAAGGCGGCCATCATCTAGTAAATCAAATTAAGATGCGCAAAATATAG
- a CDS encoding circularly permuted type 2 ATP-grasp protein, producing the protein MLQNYPASSFYDEMMADAESTRPHYEKFHRILQQMTEEELHEKHETAQLNFLRQGITFTVYHKDGGTERTMPFDLVPIIIPPDQWETIERGAKQRVRALNHFLEDVYNGKKILEDGIIPREFVENNQYYFEQQAGGLSLPHKNHIYLAGIDLIRDNEGTYRVLEDNLRNPSGMSYVFQNRFVMRKVFPEFFFEHDICTLEHQMSHLHQALLSHVPENSKNPQAPTAVLQTPGMYNSAYYDHVFLAQQMGIELIEGQDLLIKDHVVYMKTVRGLQRVDIIYRRIDDEFLDPKEFREDSALGVPGLVEACRRGNVSIVNSVGNGVADDKAVYAFVPDMIRYYLEEEPILPNVDTYFLRDEKTREDVLSRLPELVIKNVGASGGYDMLIGPQASPEEIERFRKKIQETPEQYIAQPTIQLSRAPAFQEQRFYPCHVDLRVYAVGSDDVHVLPGGLSRVALKEGSLVVNSSQGGGGKDTWVLRKGGSEHA; encoded by the coding sequence GTGCTTCAGAATTATCCCGCTTCATCTTTTTATGATGAAATGATGGCGGATGCGGAAAGTACGCGTCCCCACTACGAAAAATTTCACCGTATTTTACAGCAGATGACGGAAGAAGAGCTGCACGAAAAGCACGAAACAGCTCAGCTTAATTTTCTGCGGCAGGGAATAACGTTTACCGTTTACCATAAAGACGGCGGCACCGAGCGTACGATGCCTTTCGATCTCGTTCCGATTATCATTCCTCCCGACCAGTGGGAGACCATTGAAAGAGGAGCCAAGCAGCGGGTAAGGGCGCTGAATCATTTTCTGGAAGATGTTTATAATGGAAAAAAGATATTGGAAGACGGGATTATCCCCCGTGAATTTGTAGAAAACAATCAGTATTATTTTGAGCAGCAGGCAGGCGGTCTTTCACTTCCGCACAAAAATCACATTTACCTGGCGGGAATCGACCTTATCCGCGATAACGAAGGAACGTACCGCGTTCTCGAAGATAACCTCCGTAATCCATCCGGTATGTCCTACGTTTTCCAGAACCGCTTCGTAATGAGGAAAGTATTTCCGGAATTTTTCTTCGAGCACGACATCTGTACGCTGGAACACCAGATGTCCCATCTTCATCAGGCGCTGCTCAGCCACGTGCCGGAAAACTCAAAAAATCCGCAGGCGCCGACAGCGGTGCTGCAGACTCCGGGAATGTATAATTCTGCCTATTATGACCACGTCTTTTTAGCGCAGCAGATGGGCATCGAATTGATCGAAGGCCAGGATCTGCTCATTAAAGATCACGTCGTTTACATGAAAACGGTCCGCGGGCTGCAGCGGGTCGATATTATTTACCGGCGCATCGATGATGAGTTCCTTGATCCTAAGGAGTTCCGCGAAGATTCTGCATTGGGAGTGCCGGGCCTCGTGGAGGCATGCCGGCGCGGAAATGTTTCTATTGTAAACAGCGTCGGAAACGGGGTGGCGGACGATAAAGCCGTTTATGCGTTTGTGCCGGACATGATCCGCTATTATTTAGAGGAGGAGCCGATCCTTCCAAACGTGGACACTTATTTTCTCCGTGACGAAAAAACGCGGGAGGACGTACTTTCCCGTCTGCCGGAGCTCGTCATTAAAAATGTCGGGGCGTCCGGGGGATACGATATGCTTATCGGTCCGCAGGCCTCTCCGGAGGAAATTGAACGGTTCCGCAAAAAAATTCAGGAAACCCCGGAACAGTATATCGCCCAGCCGACAATTCAGCTTTCAAGAGCACCTGCTTTTCAGGAGCAGCGCTTTTATCCGTGCCACGTCGACCTGCGCGTCTATGCCGTTGGAAGCGATGATGTGCATGTATTGCCGGGGGGACTTTCCCGGGTTGCCTTAAAAGAAGGATCGCTCGTCGTCAACTCCTCTCAGGGCGGGGGCGGAAAAGATACGTGGGTACTTAGAAAAGGGGGTTCTGAACATGCTTAG
- a CDS encoding transglutaminase family protein — MKYKIEHVNHFVYDTLVDQSLNRIRLKPRTDECQRLLTYTPEISPVSLTKEHVDIWGNNVETFFLAEPHKELEVKTTSIVSIQRSPFIRMIDFSKEMQNIYRSDLFHTHYLAYLAQTDYTFMTPQQVEKIKKEISSIDDPVKYALSLMNYIYENFTYDPEATGVETKAQEAFDLKRGVCQDVTNVMLGALRANGIPARYVSGYLYVGEDSALIGDSATHAWVEVMVPGIGWVGLDPTNNVEALEQYVRVGVGRDYQDTSPVEGVYRGGGHTLDVKVSVQLLEQNQ, encoded by the coding sequence GTGAAGTACAAAATTGAACATGTTAATCACTTTGTTTACGATACACTGGTTGATCAAAGCCTGAACCGAATCCGCCTTAAACCACGGACAGATGAATGTCAGCGGCTGCTCACCTATACACCGGAGATATCCCCCGTTTCCCTGACGAAAGAACATGTCGACATATGGGGCAACAACGTAGAAACATTTTTTCTCGCAGAACCTCATAAGGAACTGGAAGTGAAAACAACTTCCATCGTGAGTATTCAGCGGAGTCCGTTTATCCGCATGATTGATTTTTCGAAGGAAATGCAGAACATTTATCGTTCGGACCTTTTTCATACGCATTATTTGGCTTACCTTGCTCAGACGGACTATACGTTCATGACTCCTCAGCAGGTGGAAAAGATAAAGAAAGAAATCTCAAGTATCGACGATCCGGTTAAATATGCATTATCATTAATGAATTATATATACGAAAACTTCACCTATGACCCGGAAGCCACCGGAGTGGAAACCAAAGCTCAGGAGGCATTCGATTTGAAGCGGGGAGTCTGTCAGGACGTTACGAACGTTATGCTTGGAGCGCTCCGTGCGAACGGCATCCCCGCCCGGTACGTCAGCGGCTACCTTTACGTAGGGGAAGATTCTGCCCTGATCGGGGACTCCGCGACACACGCCTGGGTCGAGGTTATGGTACCGGGCATCGGCTGGGTCGGCCTGGATCCCACAAACAACGTGGAAGCACTGGAACAGTACGTACGGGTCGGCGTAGGCCGTGATTATCAGGATACGAGTCCGGTGGAAGGCGTTTACCGCGGGGGAGGCCACACCCTGGACGTCAAAGTAAGTGTCCAGCTGCTGGAACAGAACCAGTAG